The genome window CTTGCAAGGAAGTGCAAGGCTACCTAGTTCATCGTCTAAGCTTACCGATGTCTGGCAGTCAGGAAATGACTTCTGCACATcatttggtggctcatctgatGACCAGTCTCTATGCTTCAATGGAAATGCAGTTTTCTTTAACACTACAGAACCATCACCGTCTCCTAAAGGTATATGCCTTGAGAGAATAGGCAATGGATCCTACCTGAACATGGTTCCACACCCTGATGGATCCAACAGGGTTTTCTTGTCTAGCCAAGCTGGAAAGATATGGTTGGCAACCCTCCCAGAACAAGGCTCTGGAGGCACTTTACAATTAGATCAGGAAAACCCATTTCTTGATCTAACTGATGAAGTGCATTATGATTCTGAGTTTGGACTCATGGGTATAGCATTTCATCCCAAGTTCGCTATCAATGGGCGCTTCTTTGTTTCTTATAATTGTGATAGAACTCGGTCACCTAGCTGTGCGGGTAGGTGTTCATGTAATTCTGATGCTGACTGTGATCCTTCGAAGCTTGGTCCTGATAATGGTGCTCAGCCGTGCCAGTACCAAGTTATTGTTTCGGAGTATTCTGCAAAAGTCTCCTCATCAAATGTTTCTGAGGTATGCATACTCCTTCAAAAATCTTGATATCAAAGTTATGTTTCTGAGAACTGCACGTAGTGCAGATGCCTAGAGCTGTGTTGTTACGCCCAGGCCACCCGCGTTCAAGCCCTGCTCGACGCTTGTTTTCTCAACTTTGCGCAGGAGGAGCCTCTCCTCctgtatttctttcaaaaaaaaagttatgtttgatgtttctcattgttattttcttttctaggCAACATCTGCAAATCCATCCGAGGTTAGAAGGATTTTTACAATGGGACTGCCGTATACAGCTCACCATGGAGGACAAATACTGTTTGGACCAACAGATGGATACCTTTACCTTATGATGGGGGATGGTGGAAACAAAGGTGACCCTTTTAATTTCTCTCAGAATAAGAAATCACTTTTGGGGAAAATAATGAGGCTTGACATTGACGGCACACAAAGTAAGTTGGCACTAAGAATTGTGTTTTAAATATTGTTCATATTGGCATTTTGTTGACCATTCGTTTTCCTTAAGTTCATTTGCTTGTGATTTAGTTTACATTTCCTTAtctgttgtttttttttactatattgTCAAAGATTATTCCACTAGAAAGTTTGTAGAGCTTACAGGTTTAGTGTTCTTCACAGTGATAAGATTAAATTTTGGTTTGTTCCTCAGTAGTATGGCATTTGACTAAGACCTGCACGTAATGAAATATATTGCATACTGTACAATTTATCAATTTATGGGAAACCATTTGAAATGTTTGAGTTAAGTATGTTTTCACTCTCTGTTTTAAGAAGAATGTTATACTACTATGGTATTACAAATGATGCTAAACGTCTAACTCAAAAACATTAGAATGACAAATTTCCTCACTAATTTGATGTCCAGCAATGTTAGGGTAAACATCCATCAGGAGGATAACCAGATGGCGTCGGCTGCTAGGGAAAATATTAGATCGTAGATTGGGGAGACAACATATTGGGGGAGACTAGAAAATGGGATTGAGAAATAGATCTATTCTTCTTGTTTGATTACAATAATATGTGActgcccctttatatagagaagAGAGATTACAATCTTAAATCAACTTCAAATCCTAACTTACTAAATTTATCTCCTATTGAATTGAAAACTAAATCAAACTTACCTCCTAATCAAATCAAATCCAAttcctaccaaacttatcttcTAATTAAATGGCAAGCCTTGATCTCCTGTCATAACATCTACTAAACTCGCGCTACAGCACCGCTGGTACTGTTcgtgtgaacagtaatttcGGCACATAACAAGCAATGTTAAATTGAACTGACTGCTTTCATTTCCTTCTTTGGAAGGCAAGTAACTGTTTCCAGACGTCAATTGAAGTTATTATATCAGATGACTGAAATTTTCGAAGCTTTTTACATGTAGAAAGAagtataaattttaattttgattaGGTTTTGCTGAATCTTTCTAATAATGTCATTTTTCAGGCCAGAGTAGAACCATTAGCCAAAGCTTATGGGGTAACTATTCTATTCCAAAGGACAATCCATTTGCGGATGACAGAGACTTACAACCAGAGATATGGGCTTTGGGTTTTAGCAACCCATGGAGATGCAGTTTTGATTCTGAAAGACCTTCCTACTTCTACTGTGGAGATGTTGGGCAGGTAATGGTATCATTCCAAGTCTAAGTTTATCAACACACATGTTTGGGCCTTTTATCAACACACATGGTCAGGCATTATCTTCCATGAAGTTTTTTGTACTTCGTTTTTTAAATGTATTACTATATTTAAACATAGTAGGATAAAGGTGTTGCTTTATTTTCATCGACTGTGTTATTTTACAGTAAGAACTATCCTTTTATTAATCATTTGTAATGCTGAAACCAGAGAACTAAGATAGACTTACGAACAAAACAAAAATTCCTAGCTTGAACTCTGCCAGGCGTTGCCTTCTGGCTGGCCTTAGATTTTTTCTTGCATTTTTACCTTATATGTGTAGGATGCGTACGAAGAGGTAGATTTGATCTCCAAGGGTGGAAACTACGGATGGCGTGTATATGAGGGGCCATATATTTATCATCCACAATGGTCACCTGGAGGGAATACGTCACTTGACTCCATAAATGCCATCTTCCCTGTCATGGGCTACGACCATTCTGCTGCCAACAACAATATTGGATCTGCATCAATTACAGGTGGATATGTTTATCGAGGGTCTACAGATCCCTGCTTATATGGAAGGTATACCGGTTACTGCCTAGCAGAGTAGCAGGCACTtacatatttcattgttttgaaTAAGTTAGATGTAGGATGTAGAATGACCACAGAATTTAGCCTATATGTTCCTGTAGCAGCTTGAGTAATTTTTTGCATATTTTCCTAGTTTCATTATGCGAAATTAATCTGCTTTTCCAAACTTCATTTCATGGTTAGAAACCCAACGTTGTATCCCCTTATTATACTAGCTTGAAGGCACAAATTGAGTCTGATGTGCAAGGTGAGCACAGTTTGTCAAACGACTGCAAGCACTGGCACAAATAAGTTCCACAAGCAATTGGACATGCAAAAGTTCAGCATTTGCAGTTTTGCATCCTCTCATTACTCTTTGGTATTTGAAAGGTGCGCAGCAGCTTTGATTGACAATCCTATCTGCTAATGCTCATCCAGGTACCTTTACACTGATCTGTATTCATCGTTGATGTGGATCGGCACAGAGACCCCAGAGGGTAGTGGAAATTACACCTCAGCTGTGGTACCAGTGAGCTGCTCCAAGAACTCCCCGATTGCCTGCGAATCCGCCGCTGGGAACTCCGACCCATTATTTGGTTACATTTTCTCATTTGGAGAGGATAATAACAAGGATATCTTCGTTCTGGCGAGCAAAGGCGTCTACCGAGTTGTCAGGCCTAGCCTGTGCGGCTACACCTGTCCCGCAGAGAAACCGGCAACCAACAACGGGACAACGCCATCCGGCCCTTCGTCTTCAGCTCCAGCAACACAACTAGGGAAGTCATTGGCGGTAGCTTTGGCGTTGATTGTATGTGCATTGTACTCTTGAGATGCCCATCCGGCCTGTTCTTCGGTATAGTCTCCTTCACGCTTGCTGTGCAGCCTTGACGAATCTACTTGTTTGTATGATAGCAGCGGTTTTCGTAATACTCTGCATCCAAAATCCATTTCTAGCTCAGCGTAGTGAAAATAGCCATATTAGCTTATaactataattttaataattatataGTTATTGAGACTAGCATATTTTAGTAGATTTTATGAATGCAATATATTAAGAAGCTATTTTGGttggaacaaagtttgattgaattaaaaaagTCTTAGAAAAATTTGTCTCACCGGATAATTTGGTGCAGATGAATTTGTATTCACTAGAGTATTATGTTCAAAGGCTAATAGCTTCATCGAATAGTTCGGTGAATAGGACATGAGATCATCGGAGTGTTTCTGACAAAGAGGAGAAGGTTGTACTAGgtaacactggagtatttcctaCAGAGAAAAATACAAGtgtagaagactaaagatcaacccattGGATGGTCCattgcttggtttgtgcacattgGATTATAGCATCGaaacatttcttgcagagacaactacaaatgttgaagaatgaagaacaacccaccgaaaggtccgatgctctaaagatgaatgcaccggagcattttacatagagagacTGCAAAAGCTCGGATGACTCaatataactcaccggaaggttcggtgatagatttgaaggtacacctggagtgtctggtgttcacagagacattaagtggagtttcaacgactagtttctgagcttctcattggatgatccgatgttaatactactgttctcatcgaatcatccggtgttaacagcttttttagCCGTTAGAAAAATGGCTAGTTAgcaggtttgagactataaatacccctgcACTCAATCATTTAAGGGTGTGCCAAGCTGCTAGAGTTCAGAGAATcccacatacacttgagaaaacatctaagccaccaaagtagtTAACATGATCATCCAATGCAATTaagaacaagattagagagtgtttagtgcttataggcctataaTAAATTGTAGTTAGGTGCtacaacttgaagaagggatcaaggagtgatcataGCTTATACCAAGTGATACGTCAACGCCTTAGGGTCTTGATGACTCGTTGATAATTTGAGCTAGAGTtactcaagcttattgaccatCCGACTTAATGTGGAGCAGGAGCAAGACACATGTACAGGGACGCGGAGATCCTTGTCTTAGTGACTCAAGCTACGAAGTGATCGTAGCGGTAAGCGACCGGAAGAGAGGATAGTGGtcagaccttaccttggtggtttggtggctcatgcggtttaaggccttgccttggtggcttgatggctcaagagtcatgatcgggTACCGACCGGAAGCATATTCTCGgtggagctccaatatagaCTAGAGGTGgaattcatgctatcgataccacatgataaaaatccttcatgtcgagtttgtctctctaccttatttacgttttcacatttatTTTCTTGCAATTTAACTTGCTAGAGTAAGTTGCAATCCAATTAAACAGTAGAGtaaatacactagataaacctagagcacatttagatagaaattgagataggtttatcttgtgaagtttttggagccgatttaGGTTTTAAATGTCCTgattcacccctctcttaggacatcacgttcctcacaattggtatcagaacatcatgctcttgataggcttaacatcatAGAGTCGTGAagtccggggttgggatggatactcATAGCACTCATCATTTCGACGACACTAATTTCTCCtgttagaaaattctaatgacttgttactTACAAGCTAAATGTTTAAATATTTGGAGAGTTACCAGAGGAAGGGATGagataattagatgcattggcgaagagtatcattttatcatctttaaatgttaatgtatttaatcgtgtttattctcgcACAAatgtacatgatatttggaatagtctcattgaaatacatgaaggcacaaaggatatgtgcaatgataaatatcatgtatttattattaagctcaatagcatcaaacaattttctcatgaaaatgctaatgacatgcattcacgtttgaatattcttatcaatgagataaaTAGGTTAGGTTTAACgccaattgacgatgatcaagtggtgagaagaatacttcaatctcttcttctaaaatacaagttgatagtctccatcatctacgataacaataacatcaagaagatgactccaaataaagtgctcgacaagatcaccacccatgataTGACCATGCATATACGGGTGGAAGTTTATTACTCATCCGACGTCAAAAACCTTGCTCTGACAAGCAAGCAAACACCATGCCTACACATgaagacgatgatgaggagacaagatcaaaagtcaagctcaagtgaagatgaaggagatgaagatgaaaagGGCAATAAAGATGATGAGTAAAGCATATCAAGTGATGGAGAAATGGATCCTAAAGTCGTCAAGCTCATATCTCAAGTgaagaaaaatatcaagaagatcaatactAAGATTGATTATTGAATCTCTATGAAAGATTTGGTCGAAACTATTGATagcatcaagaaggagaagaagacccaGAGCAAGAAGGAGACAAggagaagagccaaagcatttgcaagtatgaGAAGAtaagtgagtgaagatgaagattcaagcttaagtgatgaaagcttcgcAACCCACTCCTCTAAAAGAAGTTCTTccttaaggtcatcatcacgtaaGTCGTCACACAAGTATTTTATAGTTGAATGTATAGATAGCGATGTAAATGATGataaatctgatgaggattctccatCCTACgatgccttggtggctcaagctctgaagtgatcatggtagcaagtgatcggaagagaggctattAGTGAGTCTTTGTCTTgatagcttggtggctcatccggcttgagatCTTGCCTTGTTAGCTCAAGGGTTATGACTAGATACCGACTGGGAGCAtgtccttggtggagctccaacatggattagggtGACATTCATGATATTgatatcacatgataaaaatctcctgtgccgagtttgtctctccaccttatttatgtttctgtatttatttttttgcaatttatcttgctagagtaggttgcaattctCTTGAGTGGTGGAGTAGATATACTAGATAAACATAtaacacatttaaatagaaattgagatatgtttatcttgtgaagttttcgGAGCTAATTAGGTTTTAAGCGTCCTAATTCACCTTCCTCTTAGAATGTTACCGTTCCTCACACCCAACCCACCTGTGGAGCAGGCCCACGTATACATAACACCTCTATTACACTTCCGTACTCATTTTGTGTACAAGTGTTAATCCGAATATGCTATATTTAGAATACAAATGCTTATAAGCTAGTCTGAAACCAGAAATACTAATGTGCCGGGTATTACACTTTCCCATCTTTAAGGTCACATGTGCTCGTGCAACGAGAGTTGACTCTAATATCATATATAACACTTCATCTAAAAAATTCTCTTACAGCCCAGCCCATCTGTGGCCCGCATACGCATAGCATCTCTTTTATAGTTTTGTCGTTGCTTTATGTAAAAGGGTTAATCCAAAGTTATTATATTTAGAACACAAAGACTTATAAGCTGACACAAATATATTTAAACTACTAAGGTGATATTAAATCCATTACATCAAAACACTTAGGCTATACAGATCAAAACTAAAAACACTAATGAACCAGGTATTACCGTTTTAGTTGATGTACTTGTGAGGAAGTAGAATGTAGCATGTCATTCAGACCTCGATACGTCGAGACCTTGTTGCCTTGTTGGTTTTGTAAACGTTACTGTAATTTCTAAAGTAATATCCTTGGGCTTTTGGGATGGCTTTGAAGTCTGAACTTCTCGTTTGTTGTTGGTCTCTTGTAATTTGGTAGTGTTAGGAAATTAGTCATCAGCAGAAGCAACAGAATGATTTATCGAGATGATGCACACGATTATAGATGATATCAAAGGTACGATATTTGTTAATGAGGTTCAACCAAAGTCTACATCCCTAGAGCATGACTATGGACACTCCTCCCTAACTAGTAACACTGGCTTCTTCCTAGGGTTTCAGCAGAACAGCTCTCCCCTGTGAACTTGTTGTTATGCCGTCATGATTACAAATAATAGTCATCCtttcatatttatgaggagacCTAGATATAGGAGTCCTACTAGAATTCCGCTAgaatcctactaggattccaccATGTACCGCTAATATAACTTCAAGTCATATACATAACCAACTCTGTACAATTATTTGACAtatatccaacaaactccaccttgacgaaTAATCTGCCATCTTGAAGCTATCATGTGTGAACATCCATATACATCATACTTGAGTTGTCGCCTTTGTCGCTCAACGAGAGTTGTCTGATGAGTTTTACTCAGACTCACCGCCTTCTAGAGACTATGCTATCCCTGTAACTACATGACTCCATCTGCAGCTAAGCACATTTCTCTTTTACCAACACAACCTCTTTAAGTGAAATCAGATTCCTCTTTAGTCTTGACACATACCTGCCTCAACGAAGCATATAACTCCATTATAGGTCTTGATTTAGATGTGCCTTATTCTAACATCACGGTAGCCCGTGTCGTTACAAAAGTATATACAACCAGAATCACCATATTTTATGAAGAAAATCCGCTCCCAGTTGGGTGTCATATGAAAAAACCAACTAAATCTGACATTCATACTACCAATTAATTGCTTCTTGATGTAGAGAAATTCATTGTTTCTTTCTGAGTCACACATAGAAATTGTCATACTAGCATTGCTCTTTCACCTGATTGCTTAGATTACGATTCTCCGacattgtcggagggtgaactcctgtcgcagggatcccgagagacccctttttagagattcggccggggggatgatcctgaacgagcttgtttgggaaataagcgggaaacggaaataaatgcagtggctggtgggagatgatcgtcctagtgcgagaaagatgggtgcaccggggtttagacaggttcgggccgcacgggggcgtaacaccctactcctgtgtgagtgctatatctatccttgaagggaattcttcaaggatgtatctggttacaagagagagccacttacagagagcttgaggctctcgtgttctagtttggcttgagctggttcgagcgtctgcgtcctctttcttttttcacaccttttacgtgttctccatcctttccttttataggcgcgccgacctcgacatatcctgaatgggaaagagggggtgcgagtgccaaggtgccacggagaaaggcgtcatcattccgttttggcgaagtgacagaggcggcggaaaaatgcggcgcgcatccgaccacccgccattgTGGATGCCCcgcggcgccattaagggggcccaccgggcagcctcagaggtaaCCGGTgcacccaccctgtcttgttcttctgccagggcagggtggcaggcggagcgcttcgatcctggcaacgttatcccgaggcatccagatgaaacgggacgggacccgtgcatttaatggacccacgcccccctgccagtgcatggcagggtctgacactggggcgtgggtagctgagaatgtcaggatgtcaggccgcgcgtgcctattaaatgcggcattgggcccttgactggctgacaccccgacgatgggacccttcgagtcgtcggacgatcttgcgcgaaccttcggggaaccgagtcctcgagggctgccacgtgcagccccgagcactctctcccgagcacttcggtgagctcttcggggaaccgagtcctcgggggctgccgcgtgcagccccgagcactctctcccgagcacttcggtgagcccttcggggaaccgagtcctcgggggctgccacgtgcagccccgagcactctctcccgagtacttgggtgagaccttcggggaaccgagtcctcgggggctgccacgtgcagccccgagcactctctcccgagtacttgggtgagaccttcggggaaccgagtcctcgggggctgccacgtgcagccccgagcacttcggtgtttggatcatcgggggactacagtactcggggataagtgagaaacctcccgagcacttccttcccggtacttggactctgcggatcatcggggaactggggtgctcgggaacctagaggctacggccccgagcaccttcccccgggacttagcttcttcttatcctgcagggtggacctcgcaggatggtgacatgtggcagatggctggcccggtctcgggattcagggacccctggttcctaatacaccgacagacaTCTTACATCGTAGCCTCGTGTAGTCCCAGAACAACTAGATTACTCCAGTTGCAAGTAGATATATCTCTACTTCCTTCCAATTCAGTCACTGATGTATCCCCACGCCATTCGATCCACACTTCAAAAACCCATATGTACAACTTGAATCTATCTGCACCCTTTCCGATTTGAAAGCGCGCAAGCCCTCTCCAATACAAATATGCATCCTGAGCTCACACCACGTACTGCCACACCACAGAGATCAAACAACAATAGCCCTCACGCTCCTATGTTGTTTTTGCTAGCCTCTTTATTCGCCACCCGTGGTATGATTGGCCTGCTATCGCC of Phragmites australis chromosome 3, lpPhrAust1.1, whole genome shotgun sequence contains these proteins:
- the LOC133913066 gene encoding HIPL1 protein-like, yielding MSSFHLPSIFKPNSHAIAASSLRSQEIYLSPRRRAAQPCQREPRPKMRRPLPAARAGVSLLLLCCCLAAWSPASRALPLCTDGRAPVAQNRTFAFCSSYSGGSSSCCDAAADAALRRQFEAMNVSDAACAGVVKSLLCAKCNPFSAELFNSSSKISMVPHLCNYTSSASSVQSKDSTQDYCKLVWETCKNVKIVNSPFQPPLQGSARLPSSSSKLTDVWQSGNDFCTSFGGSSDDQSLCFNGNAVFFNTTEPSPSPKGICLERIGNGSYLNMVPHPDGSNRVFLSSQAGKIWLATLPEQGSGGTLQLDQENPFLDLTDEVHYDSEFGLMGIAFHPKFAINGRFFVSYNCDRTRSPSCAGRCSCNSDADCDPSKLGPDNGAQPCQYQVIVSEYSAKVSSSNVSEATSANPSEVRRIFTMGLPYTAHHGGQILFGPTDGYLYLMMGDGGNKGDPFNFSQNKKSLLGKIMRLDIDGTQSQSRTISQSLWGNYSIPKDNPFADDRDLQPEIWALGFSNPWRCSFDSERPSYFYCGDVGQDAYEEVDLISKGGNYGWRVYEGPYIYHPQWSPGGNTSLDSINAIFPVMGYDHSAANNNIGSASITGGYVYRGSTDPCLYGRYLYTDLYSSLMWIGTETPEGSGNYTSAVVPVSCSKNSPIACESAAGNSDPLFGYIFSFGEDNNKDIFVLASKGVYRVVRPSLCGYTCPAEKPATNNGTTPSGPSSSAPATQLGKSLAVALALIVCALYS